The genome window AAGCTGAAAGGTTCATCTGTGGGCGTTTCTTGAGCTGAGATCCAGCAGTGGGTCAGAGATGATTTTTGTGCTCTCAGAGGGAGTGGGTGTGAGGCGAAGAATAGTTTTTAATGGGTTGTGAGTTTGTGAGTGATGTCCAAGAGTATCAAACTCTTTCAGTTGCTCAGTCTTGATGAGAATTGTTTAGATGTTTCAGTGAAGGCTAACAGTCACATGATTGTGAGCTTAGGAGGATATGATACCTGCTTAATGGCCTTGGAAGTATCTTTCTGGCTCTCGTCCTTacatttctttcagtgtgtgatAAAATGTGCCACACACTACAATAGCAGCAACAATATTTGCAGATGAACTCTACACACTTTGATTGGCAGGGTAAACTGTACCCTTCTGTAGCCTAGTAACAAGCCAAAGTGATTTAAATGCAGCTTAAAGTGATCTCACGCTTGGCGACTAGCTCAAATACAGAAGAGAAAGGCTGCTGTGCTTTGATGGTCTGTTCCCGTCACATGTCCATGCTTGGTTTGTCGCTCTGTTCACATGCACGTTTTGATCAAATGCAGTCAAAAATGAGGGTTCAGTCTTGAAGCTATGCTGTGTGAAACCTATAGCCCTTCCTCCCACATactggaccaaaaaaaaaaaaaaaaacctcccctCAGCTGACCTTTTCACATCAAAGCTAAATCTCACTCAAGCTAGACGGAGCAATACCAAGCTCCTCTTATGTTCCCACTCATTAGTTTGATGAGCAGCAGGTCAAACAGAGGGCGAATATACTGTAATAGGGGAAGTGAAGGACTCTGTGACCTCAACTCCTACTTGAGGAGATGAGAAACatagaaatgaaagaaaaagtattTCTCTTTAGGAGGTCAAATTGAATTGGGAAAAGTTTattcctctttctgtcatttaaattCCTTGCAAATGTGAATGCAGAACATTATCTGGGATATTTTCTATCAAAACAAACTAAGGATATGATGGGAAATGGCAGTAAAAACAGCTCCCTCTGTTTGTGCACAAACTTTATGTTATAAAATGAGATGCTAAGAGATGGTTACAATTAGACTTTTGAATGAATTCTTACCTATTTTTAAGGTAGGTATGAACTGGAACGTCTCCTTTTTCATAGGTTTATACTTATTGAAATTAAAAGAGGTGCCATTTTCAGCAAATCAGTTTGCACTGTTTTGGCTGTTCTGCAGTGAGGGATTTGTTAAATCCTGTGTGCCGCAAATAAATAATATGCATTGTAAAACATCTAAAGCTGTTTTGTAATCCTGAACTACAtttatgaaagaaaatcagaaataaataaaacaggggTGACCTGGTGATTCAGGGGTTTACAGTGCTGACCATGACCTGCATCATCCCCAGGTTGAGTACAGCTGTGGATCTCTGTTGCATGTCCTTGCAAGTCAACCATGCAAAGCAGTCAACTGCCCCAGGGCCCTCAGGGGGCATGAGGGTCCCATATTCACTGTGTGCCAGTTAATTTTGTATGTCGCAAGGCTTTTTGATAATACTGTATGCACTATAAAGCACAATGTGACCTGAATGCTGAAGCCCCTAAAGTGACATCTGCATTATTACCTAATCTTGAGGTCCCTGTTTCATAGAGGAGCCAAATTAAAATCAAGTTTGATcaagatttttaatgtttcactttATAATGTGCTTAAATTTATTCTGATACTTATTAATAACTCCTAGATGATGCATGCAAAATGCATAGAGAGTGGGAGAAACAGGGAGTTTTTTCCCCTCGGCTCCCCACAGTGCATTAATCTAGGCTTGTCTCTCTcacctcatttcctgtcatgtctcCACTGTCAGCTATCCAATAAATCTTTtgggatttttttaatgaaccaAATTAAGCATACCACAGCATTAGATTTAGCATGCATTATTTCCCTTTCAGCTTTCTGCAGTCCATTTTGTAAAACCATATCTGTGTATACGTCTATATGTACTACAGTATGTCTTTATACACCTTCCAGAATCCCAGACTCATCCTGTCCCTTAGACATTTAATATCACCAAACTCAGACTTGAGAGCAtcataaaaaatgtttccagCAGCCCAACAGCAGGTAACAAGCACAATTAGCCTCATAAATACCTGATAAAGctttagaaaatgtgaaaagttgATGCGCACAGCAAAATGCAGGGATAAGAGAGGCTTTCCCATCCTGTAGCTCAAGATTCAGTGATTTGCTTCCTATGAAGACAATGCTTCCATCATGTTGAAGCGTGCTACAGCAAAGATGTTTAAAACCCTCTTGGTTTTTTTTGCCACAGAAAAAGAGTATTAGCAAAATCCCTAAACTGTGAAACTCaacaggcagaaagaaaaaagctgctTTAGCTGTACAGTCCCGAAGCCATAAGAACAGATCATGTGCACTGTGGGCGGGTTGACGTGGAGCAGCCGTCAGATGTGGTGAGACTCCACAATGGCAGCATCCTCTGATGTTCCAGCTCTATCTGACAGGGCTCCTTCTCATGACTGGCCCTCACTAAGTCTGAGCCAGAGGTTAATGATGGTTTGATGGAACTTCAATGTGACAGAAGCCTGTTTGATACTAATCCTCAATGTGGAGCGCAGCATAATCCTGTAAACTCAAACCTTGTGAAAATGGGCCATAGCTAAAGGGGAAAACTACGGACTCAAGGAATTTATCAGAGAATTCAGAAATCTGTAACTGGTGTGAATTTCCACTTCTGTCtcccacacaaaaacaagatcaAGCCCCTTTCACTTCTGACTTCATCTGGAAACACGAGCCAGGATTCACACTTATAAGCAACGTCATAGACAAAGAAGTGAAAATGATTGAAGAGGGTAGTGTACATTCCTGTGGTTTCATTTCTTTGGAAGAAAAAATCCTACAGTGGAGCTGAAACCTCATTTGGATGTTCATAGTTCATACAGCTGTTTTTGCTCAAAAGGTTCATTAAAATTGTGCCAAACCAAATGGGTGCAACAACATGAACTGAAGTGTGGGCTCTCTAGTTTATCCGGCAGTAAAGatatacactgtatgtgtgtaaagaAATATAATGAATTCAGATAAGCAAATCAGATTTTCTTCTAAAGAGTGACCTTCTCATTTAATTGCTCATCTGCACCTTTAACTATCAACGTCAGTTAAAACTCAGACATGTGGCCgcatttgtaaaaaaaaaaaaaaaaaaaacatatcatgTATCTAATATAGATATATTAGATTATCACTTTCACTTTATTATCTATACTGTTGTTGAATTGTGTGATTCCTCAAAGATTGTTGCTAAATTTAAAATATTATGTTAGTGGTTTGGTAATTGTTGGGTAGATTACTGTGAAACAATGTGAGATGTGTGATAACTATGtcataaacaaattaaataataaacataaacTGTATTATTATAAACCTATAATCAACTTCAGAGTGATACTTCACAAATATCAGTAAAAATATATTAACAGCATGACTAGGTcacaatgaatgaaaatgaagtcaTCATACTGCTGCGTCCCATTAGTGAATAGCGCCCTCCAGTGGTTAAAAACACGATGGACGCGTGTCTGATCACTGGAAAGTGAAGTAAGTCAACGCAACTAACAGTCAATCTACCTGCATTTTTAATCTCTTATGGTATCACATATACTATAACGTGAAACATTATTATGAAATTTACATATACAAAAAGATCTTTGTGTGAGAAGTTGTAAGTTTGTATGCTCTCATACAGTTATATAATACTCTAGATATTAGTTTTTATTCTAGAATAATATGCCATATTGTGTATGTAaatggtttttgtgtgtgttaaactgtgGGCCTACAGTGGTGTACAACAGGCGGGCATGGGTCTGCTCAATGGAACCGCAGCATGTTACTGTAAGTTGGACCGCTGTAGTTTCTGTGAAGTAGGAAGTAAGGTACACCACTGTTAGTCATGCTGCCTTCCCGTGCCGTCGGATGTCCTGCTTCAAAAACTCGACGAGGGCGGAAACCCAAATAGGCTATGACTAAAGGCAAAAGGATTAAATGCGTGCATGGGCGCTGATAACTGGCTTATGCGCACACGGAAAGTGATGCAAATAAGAAGCTAAAGTCTGTTATTTTCATTCCTGGCTGAAGTTAAAAATTGTATGCCTAAAGTCGGAGCTTGGTAAGAACACGTGAATGCACCCTGAGCTCCCTGGTCAGTCCCTCTGTTGTAAACAGACGGTGTCCAGAGACGGAGCTGAACTCCGGGTGGATCCGACCAGAACCGGGGCAGACTATACAAAACGCGATGGTAAGACCGAAAATGGTGTCTGTGgacttaaaaaatgtatatatactTCACGTAATGTCCGTTTAGTGTTCCTGTTTGTTGAGGTCTTCGGTTTCACCTCGACCCCCTTTGGAAACAGTTTTACCTGAGTGACAAAAGAGTAGAAGAAACTGAGGGCAGGGACACCTGTGACTGATATTTAAGCGAACATAGCCGGCTGTTTGTTCCAGTTTCTACTAGTTTTAGTCGTGACGGTTTTGTCCAAAGTACTTTTTTGAAGTTAGAATTGCGAGTGGCGTGCGAGTATCCGCGCGGATAACTAAAGTAGgcccatctatctatctatctatctatctatctatctatctatctatctatctatctatctatctatctatctatctagcgAATAACACGATGTTTTTTCAGCTTCCTCTTGTAGTTTTTGTTGAATTGAATCCACTAAGTTGTTACTGAGGAGGTTTAACTGTGTTTTCCAGCACTGAGAGTACACCATCGCACTTTGCGTTAAAAAAGGAGGGACCACGACCACTGTTTCTTCTTCAAAGCCAACAAGGTGGGCCACAGCGGTTGAAATCATGCCTAATGCTATTAAGTGTCCAGAAGGAATTGATCAATATGAGTTGTACGATGGTCAATATCAGTATCAGCGCTTTACAATTGAATCATCCAATACCTGCTATATTATGCCAAGAGCCAGTGTTTCTACATGTTGTTCCACATATTGTAGGTTTGCTGCAGAGATTCTGACACAGCCCTCAGACCAACATGAGAAAGTAAAACTTCCCACTGACCTCAGACCATGGACATGTATCCAGGGCCCGCAGCTCTCTGAAGAGAGAAAGTGCCTTTTTTTGCCCATGGACTAACATACAGCACCAGTTGACTCTGAGATAAACAgtcagaaattaataaaaaattaaaGAGAGTTTAGTTTTACAGACTGTTTAATGTAGATTTTGTCTGGTGGAAATCTGCAAAATAGCAGCAGGAGTCTTACAGGTTGATATCTGATTTTTATCTAATAAGGCCAAAACCATCAAGGGAAAACTGATACACAGTATTTGTTGGTCTAGTTCTATTTTTATTAGTAATTTTGTGCTGTCTAATTCCACCTCCTGTAAGCTCTTAAGTCTTTTTAACTTTCCTAACACGCTGCATATAGGTCCTCTCCCGTGTCCACGATGACGACCCTCCAGGACGGTGACATGAACACCATCGGCCCGGAGCTGCCCGCCATGTTCGATGGCATGAAGTTGGCAGCCGTGGCAACTGTCCTCTACATCATCGTCCGCTGTCTGAACCTGAAGAGTACCACAGCACCACCAGAGACCACCTACCAGGCTACACCGCTCAGCCGCTACCTTCTCAAGTCCTGCCCGATGCTCACCAAAGAGTGAGTGTTTATCTTTATCTAGTCCCAGTTTTAAAGTGTAGGAACACTGGATGAATTCTGCATTGTTCATCAGCGTCTTGATCACCTGAGATACAGCTGCCACATCATCTGCATTATCTTTCTGCCTAATCATCTGGCTAATCAACAATTAAGCCTGCTGCTATCTTATGACCAGTGATAGAAGGGAGGTCACAACAGAGGAGATAGATAAAGAGTTCATACTGTGAGGTTCACTTACATGGCTTTTCAAGACTGCTGCGAAAACAAGTAATGGAACATTCGACAGAATAATTTAGAAAAACTTTAGACTTGACATGTCATTAGTGACTATATCTTGTTGACTTTGGTGTGACCTTAGAGAATTCATTTTCACTCTATTTAGTCTTCCCACACAGTgaggagaaagagcagaaaaacagatggagagcagcgaaagttggaaaaaaacagctcacttctttctaaccCAACACcaccagatttttttcatttccaaacttGTAGCCCCCGACCCAGGTGACTCTGAGACAAGTGGCACCACTTGAGGCAGTTTGTCAGATCACAAAAGGCTGCATGCTTTTTTCACATATATAGTGGCACTcccaaagacaaacagacttTGTGTAATCAACAAACATCGactgtgtaaaatatgtttaataaaGCTAATGCTAAAGGTCTCTTTATGCCAAATGAACATACATGAGCAAGTACATGGGAACAAGGTGCCTAGAGTTATGTAAATTGGCAATATGAAACCGTCaactacaaataaaaataatctctAGCTCAGAGTCAGAATGACTGATGGTGCCTGTAGATTTGTTTGCCACCTCCTATAGTTAGAgtggtgtgtgtgcctgtctgtagTTGAATAATCTTTGCTAAGACTGTGTTAAACATCTTCAGGAGAGAGCTCACGGCTGTAATGTAATATGGAGCTCGTCCTTCTCTTCAGATACATTCCTCCCTTGCTGTGGGGTAAGAGTGGTCATCTGCAGACAGCTCTGTATGGCAAGATGGGACGCGTCAACACCCCAACGCCCTGCGGGGTCCGCAAGTTCCTCCCAATGCAGGACGGGGCCacagcgacctttgacctcttcgAAGCACTCGGAGATCACAGCACAGGAGGTCAGATAGAAGCACTAGTCTGTCGGGTAAAGCCGCAAAGCAGCTGGCTTTGaatttactgcatgtttagGATTTAGTCACACAACTGCTGATCTTCTTTCATATGttgaaagctttatttttgaAGACCTTGCTAGTTGTTGACTTGttaagctgtttttatttacatgtctTTCCTCCTGAGTTTTCATGTGCTTGTTTGGGTAGTGAGCACATTAGCCTCAAGTAACAATCAGCTCATACTACAGTATGCACGAGCAGGAAGACCGCTAATGAACTCCCTCGAGTGAAAATGCCATGCATTTTAGCAGCCAATTAAatcaacatgcaaacacacacacaaacacatatgcacatacacacacacacacacacacacacacacacacacactcatagcaTCCATTTTATGCCCACACATGACTTCACTTtgtatgcttgtgtgtctgtgtgtgtgtgtcagatgacATTACCATGGTAATCTGCCCTGGGATCGGTAACCATAGCGAGAAGAACTACATTCGGACCTTTGTGGATCACTCCCAGCGGCAGGGTTATCGCTGTGCCGTCCTCAACCACCTGGGAGCTCTGCCCAACATGGAGCTCACCTCGCCGCGCATGTTTACCTACGGTAACCAGGGAAACATCACATGGTAGTCAGTGATTTATTGGTTACATGTTACAGTCCAAAGCATAAAGAGGAAGTTGACGTCACTGCATTTTTTATGTTGGATTGTGAAAGAGAACTAAAGTCAgtggaaacaaagcaaagagagTCAACTTtgcaacacatgaacacactgagaAAAGCTTATTTTACGACCTGGAAGGAGACAGTGAATAGGGGAAGTATGGAAGATCTTTAGTGGAAGGGGCAGCAGAATCAGAgcctttaaattaaaacaaaacttttaaattatttaaccATCCAATCTAATCTCATACTTAAGCACTACGACCGTTGTAAAagtgtctgtcttttcttcaggTTGTACCTGGGAGTTTGCAGCAATGGTGGGTTACATCAAGCGAGCTCTTCCCCAGACACTGCTGGTGGTCGTGGGCTTCAGCCTGGGGGGAAACATAGTCTGTAAGTTCCTGGGTGAGAACAGATCGAACCAGGACCGAGTGCTCTGCTGTGTCAGCGTCTGTCAGGGTTACAGCGCCCTCAGGTTGGTTGAATGCAGGACAAACAAATCAACAGACCCAGACCTGGATGTGACTAAAAATGCATAGATTAGGATACTGGAGTGGTATTAAAATGTCAGTCCCATTTctaaaacagtttttcaaaacCTTTGAATATACATTATGATATACATTAGAATATACATTATTTTGAGTCTTACGTCCAGACCATAATGTCTGTGCatttatgcatctgtgtgtttgtagggCCCAGGAAACATTCCTCCAGTGGGATCAGTGCCGGAGGCTCTACAACTTTGTGTTAGCGGACAACATGAAGAAGCTCATCCTGTCACACAGGTGGAGAAACAGCTTGTGCAGATACAGATAAATTCATCACTcatcatactgtacacacattgTGGCATTGCTTTGCTCTGGTGTGACTATCAGAAAGCAACCAGACAAAGCTTGGATCTTGCTTTCTTAAAGTTGTTTTCTCTACATTAATTGTTGCAGCAGATTTCAGTGTCAAGAAAGTTGGTGACAACACAGCAAGATTTTCACTCTATTTAGTCTTCCCACACAGTGAggagaaagagctgaaaaacagaTGGAGAGCAGCGAAacagctcacttctttctaaccGAACACCACCAGATTTTTTTCACTTCCAAACTTGTAGTCTCGCGACCCAAGTGACTCTGAGacaagtgacatcacttgaggcagtttgTCAGATCACAAAAGGCTGCATGCTTTTTTCACATATATAGTGGCACTcccaaagacaaacagacttTGTGTAATCGACAGATATCGACTGTGTAAACTATGTTTACTGAAGCTAAGACCTTTGCTAAAGCAAAGGTCTCTTTATGCCAAAAgatcctgctgtctgctggtctaGTGTAGAGAGGAAATCCTTCCTAGATGTCAGTCACATGCTGAAAAATTAGGCTAATTGTGTGAATTCCATCAGCCATGACTTGGGGTTGGTGTGTTATAAAGGTGTGTGTCTAACAGCCATTTAGCTTCCTGCCCTTATTTGTCTaaagccttttttgttttgctcaacAGGAGCAGTTTGCTTGGCTTGAACTCCAGCAACATCGGCGACGCAGACCTGAACAGACTGTACGCAGCCACATCTCTGATGCAGATCGATGACAGCATCATGAGGTGAGGTTTAGGTGGATTTTGGCTTAGATTTTGGCCGCTGATAGCTGCTCCAGTCTCCGCAGCTCAGATCTCTGCCACTGATGTTATCGCACGATTTGTACTGCAGAAAATTTCACGGCTACAGCTCGTTGAAGGAGTACTACGAGAAGGAAAGCTGTGTGCACTACATCCACAACGTGAGTGACAAGCGTGTAAACGTTTGTACAGAAAGCTTGATTCGACATTCAGTTTGGTTTACTTTGATGTACTGCTAATATCAATACTTCTACTACTGCGTTTACCTCTGCTATGCCTTTAGTAATAATATGTGTCTTATATACTATATCTTTAACTAGTAGCACGTCTCTACTACTTTTCTGTTATTAGACCAACTTTTCTACTATAACAACCATCAGGACTTCTAATAGCGCTGAGCCTAATATAACCCTTGCTGCTCTTGCTTATGCTACTGCTTCTGCTATTACCATTATTTGCTTCCTCTTtgggagttagatgagaaggcTGATACCATCTCATGTCTTTGCATTATCAATGGAGCTACAACCAGGAGCTGTTTAGCTttgcttagcataaaggctggaagcaTGAAGCAAATAGCTAGTCTATCTCTGCTCAAAGCTCTAACAACtacataccagcacctgtggtGATCAGTAGTTAACACATTGTATCTTGCTTAGAGGAAATTATGTGGTTTAACAAACCGGAGTGTCtttgctggttgcctggcaacatcAATACCCCTGTCATTCTCCCgaaaccacaaactgtcatcTTGAGCTAGGCAGTCTTCACTCTTgatgctgagctaagctaataGCCTGCTTGCTGTAGGTCTGCACTGaaagcacagacatgagagtggtattcatcctctcatctaactcttagAAGAAGATGAATAAGCGCAAAAATGTCAATTCATTTTATGTAtgagtgaattaaaaaaacacttttttttttttactgctgcagctgaagttaCCTGGCCTACTACTACTGCTTCTAACACCATTACTTCTGCTTTTACTGTTGCTTCTACTACTGGTACCACTACGACTGCTGCACTACGCTGACTAACCCACTTTTATAACATCTTCcactaatactactactattaccactgctgctgctccttccaGAAGCAGTGTGCGAGCAAAGTCACTCAGAAACAAACTGTCGTTTCATGTCCAGGTGACTGTGCCTCTTCTCCTGGTGAACTCCTCAGACGACCCGCTAGTTCATCAGTCGCTCCTGGCTATTCCACGCACGCTCGCAGGTTTGTCTTAATAGACAAGAATCATTCATCGCTGTTAGATAAGCAGAAGTATTTGGGGTATAATGTGAAGGTGTATATTGCTTTGGTCATGATATAGTTACTCATCAATAACAGTAATATGAGGTATTTTGAGTGTTTCACCCAAATGGATTTTGTAGATTAAAAACAGTCATATGGAAGTCTGTAAGTATaatctcctcctccacacatctAATTATGCAGCAAAGTGTGAAGGGTTAACTAAACTGTTGCTATAACGGCtcatatgttgtttgttttgaatattttgcGTGTTTCCTCGATGACTGCAACATTAAAACTTTGTCCTCAGGCTAGTGTAGAGCAAATGAACCCGTTGTCCTCCCTCCACTGGAGCTAGACACTGGAGTCTTAAGTGTTGATAAAGTCTTGTCGCGGCTATCTGCCCAACACCGCCCAGCACAGACAGTCTTGTTGAATTTTTCAGGGCCATGTGATACACCTGGGCAgaattatatttttttctttaaaattttcTCATCATTACTTAAAATGACTCAGTTGTAGTTATTTATACAAGGTCCAAACTTTTCAAGTAATGTTTTCAGCTGTCTTCTCTAGTTTTTAAGATGTGTTTTCTTGAAAATTTGGCTTTTCAAAGAATAGATTTGGTGACAATATTTGGATATTGTATTATAGTTAGAGACATGGTGCAGGTTTTGCTTCCAAGTAAAGTAACCCCCAATATCCAGTTGATTTGaagcatgtttatgtgtgtgtttgtaggcacacacacacacataaacaggaGAAAGTGTTTAGGTGGTGTAGCGTaacagaaagggaaagaggCTGGCGTCTCCAAACGTTTTGGCCACTGGCCTCACAGTCAGTCACCGAGCCAGTTTAATGATACCtccacaaagcaggagagctTAATTATTTACCTTCACGCTGACAAGAACAGGGTGCCTTTAATTACCAAATGGCTCGAGATGTTGGGGCCACTGCGCAGCACTGTGAAATCAGGGAGTTTACCTTTACCAATGATTTAACTGTTATTATGCTATTAAAGCTCCAGTAAACGATCATTTTGGTTATAACATTGACTCAGATCCCTGCACAGTAaaatagggttagggttaggagcTGTACGGAGCGTTATAGCGTCTTTCAGGTGATTGTTTTGCACTCTTGAAACTTC of Chelmon rostratus isolate fCheRos1 chromosome 6, fCheRos1.pri, whole genome shotgun sequence contains these proteins:
- the LOC121607887 gene encoding monoacylglycerol lipase ABHD2-like, which encodes MTTLQDGDMNTIGPELPAMFDGMKLAAVATVLYIIVRCLNLKSTTAPPETTYQATPLSRYLLKSCPMLTKEYIPPLLWGKSGHLQTALYGKMGRVNTPTPCGVRKFLPMQDGATATFDLFEALGDHSTGDDITMVICPGIGNHSEKNYIRTFVDHSQRQGYRCAVLNHLGALPNMELTSPRMFTYGCTWEFAAMVGYIKRALPQTLLVVVGFSLGGNIVCKFLGENRSNQDRVLCCVSVCQGYSALRAQETFLQWDQCRRLYNFVLADNMKKLILSHRSSLLGLNSSNIGDADLNRLYAATSLMQIDDSIMRKFHGYSSLKEYYEKESCVHYIHNVTVPLLLVNSSDDPLVHQSLLAIPRTLAEKMPNVIFALTQHGGHLGFFEGAVLFPQPLTWMDKVIVEYTDAICHWEKDRPACQRSSHQDVNSYLQSTGVTLSG